The Sporosarcina luteola genome contains a region encoding:
- the mce gene encoding methylmalonyl-CoA epimerase yields MKKVDHIGIAIKDLKNALPYYIETLGLKLLGIEEVESQKVKVAFLDAGNCKIELLEPIGEDGAIAKFLEKRGEGIHHIAFGVSDIRTRMEELKEKGVQLLQEEPKPGAGGAEVTFLHPKSSFGVLYELCDKGDKPNGHL; encoded by the coding sequence ATGAAAAAAGTGGATCATATCGGAATTGCCATTAAAGATTTGAAGAATGCGCTGCCATATTACATAGAAACATTAGGGTTGAAACTGCTTGGAATTGAAGAGGTTGAAAGTCAAAAAGTCAAAGTTGCCTTTCTCGATGCTGGCAATTGTAAAATCGAGCTACTTGAGCCGATCGGAGAAGATGGGGCGATTGCGAAATTCCTTGAGAAACGCGGGGAAGGCATCCATCATATTGCATTCGGTGTTTCTGACATACGGACAAGAATGGAAGAGTTGAAGGAAAAAGGCGTGCAATTACTGCAAGAGGAGCCGAAGCCGGGCGCAGGCGGTGCAGAAGTAACCTTCTTGCATCCGAAGTCATCTTTCGGAGTGCTGTATGAATTATGCGACAAAGGGGATAAGCCGAATGGACATTTATGA
- a CDS encoding chemotaxis protein CheW, translated as MSDMKTVIIQCGKEEYALPVDTVVSIEKLERINPIPHLPDYMLGLMKIRGELVPILDFQQILYGNSAKDDPNARIVVVQTEKLFIGLLVLDAKEILDIPESKLTSSGLMAYSKTPYFKTVANLEDRMITVVDAEILSRTLTGMDEIGQYVQTMIDK; from the coding sequence ATGAGCGATATGAAAACGGTTATCATTCAATGCGGTAAAGAGGAATACGCTTTGCCTGTCGATACTGTCGTCTCGATTGAAAAACTGGAACGGATAAATCCGATTCCGCATTTGCCCGATTACATGTTAGGATTGATGAAAATCAGAGGTGAATTGGTTCCGATTTTGGACTTTCAGCAAATTCTTTACGGAAATTCTGCAAAAGATGATCCGAATGCTAGGATTGTTGTCGTTCAAACCGAAAAGCTATTTATTGGGTTGCTAGTTCTTGACGCTAAAGAGATATTGGATATCCCTGAAAGTAAATTGACTTCATCCGGCTTGATGGCCTATTCAAAAACGCCATATTTCAAGACGGTCGCAAATTTGGAAGATCGGATGATCACCGTTGTCGACGCTGAAATTCTTTCTCGTACATTGACGGGGATGGATGAAATCGGGCAATATGTGCAAACAATGATAGATAAATGA
- the namA gene encoding NADPH dehydrogenase NamA — MAKLFTPYTIRGVEFKNRIVMAPMCMYSSHNFDGKVEDWHKIHYATRAVGQVGLIIVEATAVLPEGRISDRDLGIWSDDHVEGLFEIVRLMKQHGAKTGIQLAHAGRKATVEGDIYAPSAIRFNEQYKTPVEMSLAEIRETIDAFKDAAIRAKKAGFDVIELHAAHGYLINEFLSPLANKRTDEYGGPSENRYRILREIIDSVRSVWKGPLFVRISAEDYVDGGMSTSQYIEMVNWMKTQDVDLIDVSSGAVVPAKIDAYPGYQVPFSEQIRKETGLATGAVGLITTGLQAEEILKNGRADVVLLARELLRNPYWPYSAAKELGVEIEPPKQYDRGWTY, encoded by the coding sequence TTGGCAAAATTATTTACACCTTATACAATTCGCGGGGTAGAATTTAAAAATCGGATTGTCATGGCACCGATGTGCATGTATTCAAGCCATAACTTTGATGGCAAAGTCGAGGATTGGCATAAGATCCATTATGCCACCCGTGCTGTCGGGCAAGTTGGGCTCATAATCGTGGAAGCGACAGCTGTATTGCCGGAAGGCAGGATTTCAGATCGCGACCTTGGCATTTGGAGCGATGACCATGTGGAAGGACTTTTCGAAATTGTCCGCCTCATGAAACAGCATGGAGCTAAGACTGGCATCCAGCTGGCGCATGCAGGAAGAAAGGCTACAGTGGAAGGCGATATTTATGCGCCAAGCGCCATACGCTTCAATGAACAATATAAAACGCCCGTCGAAATGTCGCTTGCGGAAATCCGGGAAACGATTGACGCTTTCAAGGATGCTGCGATCCGGGCAAAGAAAGCAGGATTTGACGTCATCGAATTGCATGCCGCCCATGGTTATTTGATCAATGAATTCCTTTCGCCGTTAGCAAATAAGAGAACGGATGAATATGGAGGTCCTTCAGAAAATCGTTACCGCATTTTGCGAGAAATCATCGATTCTGTCCGCTCAGTCTGGAAAGGACCTTTATTCGTACGGATATCTGCAGAAGATTACGTGGATGGCGGGATGTCGACTTCCCAATATATTGAAATGGTAAATTGGATGAAAACGCAAGATGTCGATTTGATCGATGTAAGCTCTGGTGCGGTCGTTCCGGCGAAGATTGATGCATATCCTGGCTATCAAGTGCCGTTTTCCGAACAGATTAGAAAAGAAACCGGTCTTGCAACAGGTGCAGTCGGTTTGATCACGACGGGGTTGCAAGCTGAGGAGATTTTAAAGAATGGTCGAGCAGATGTCGTTCTGCTAGCACGTGAACTGCTCCGTAATCCGTATTGGCCTTATTCTGCTGCGAAGGAATTGGGCGTGGAAATCGAGCCGCCTAAACAGTATGATCGTGGATGGACCTATTAA
- a CDS encoding acyl-CoA carboxylase subunit beta, giving the protein MDIYDKINELYDRKREIELGGGDERIARQHEKGKLTARERINLLLDEGSFVELNPFVIHRTRDFGMDKQIGPGDGVVTGYGKIDGRPVYLFSQDFTVFGGALGEMHAMKIANVMDLAAKNGAPFIGLNDSGGARIQEGVVSLDGYGEIFYRNAIYSGVIPQISVILGPCAGGAVYSPAITDFVFMTDETSQMFITGPKVIETVTGEKITSEDLGGSKVHNSISGNAHFRGKDEKTVLEQVRHLLSYLPQNNDEKTPMLDTTSEEDYRNDLADVVPYETIRPYDVRKVIEQVVDENSFLEVQAEFAKNAVVGFARMRGESVGLICNQPKVMAGGLDINSSDKIARFIRTCDSFNIPLITFEDVTGFFPGVKQEHGGIIRHGAKILYAYSEATVPKITVILRKAFGGAYVALNSKAIGADVVYAWPNAEIAVMGAEGAANIIFAREIANSDNPDSTRADKIEEYRAKFANPYVAASHGMVDDVIDPRETRIKLLQALEMMRNKQETRPKKKHGNIPL; this is encoded by the coding sequence ATGGACATTTATGATAAAATCAATGAATTATACGATAGGAAACGGGAAATCGAACTAGGCGGAGGAGATGAACGGATCGCCAGACAGCATGAAAAAGGGAAGTTGACAGCCCGTGAACGGATCAATCTTTTGCTGGATGAAGGTTCATTTGTCGAATTGAATCCTTTCGTCATACATAGGACTCGTGATTTTGGCATGGACAAGCAGATTGGGCCAGGAGACGGCGTCGTGACAGGATACGGGAAGATTGACGGACGTCCTGTTTATTTATTCTCACAAGATTTCACTGTTTTCGGCGGCGCTCTAGGAGAAATGCACGCCATGAAAATTGCGAACGTCATGGACTTGGCCGCGAAGAATGGCGCACCATTCATAGGTTTAAACGATTCAGGAGGCGCGCGTATTCAAGAAGGTGTCGTATCACTCGATGGTTACGGTGAAATTTTCTATCGAAATGCGATTTATTCAGGAGTCATCCCTCAAATTTCTGTCATTTTAGGGCCATGTGCAGGTGGGGCGGTCTATTCCCCTGCTATCACCGATTTTGTATTCATGACGGACGAAACGAGCCAAATGTTCATCACAGGTCCGAAAGTCATTGAAACGGTGACAGGTGAAAAAATCACATCTGAAGATTTAGGTGGATCAAAAGTACATAATTCAATTAGCGGGAACGCCCATTTCCGCGGCAAAGATGAGAAGACGGTTTTGGAACAAGTGCGTCATCTGCTATCCTATCTTCCGCAAAACAATGATGAAAAAACTCCAATGCTCGATACAACGTCGGAGGAAGACTATCGAAACGATCTGGCGGATGTCGTCCCTTACGAAACGATTCGCCCTTACGATGTACGTAAAGTCATCGAACAAGTTGTCGATGAAAATTCATTTCTCGAAGTGCAGGCGGAATTTGCGAAGAACGCAGTTGTCGGTTTCGCACGGATGAGAGGCGAGTCTGTAGGGTTAATATGCAACCAGCCGAAAGTGATGGCGGGAGGGCTGGATATCAATTCATCTGATAAGATTGCCCGATTCATACGCACATGTGATTCATTCAATATCCCGCTGATCACGTTTGAAGACGTAACAGGCTTCTTCCCGGGAGTGAAGCAAGAGCATGGGGGCATTATCCGGCATGGAGCGAAAATCCTTTATGCTTATTCGGAAGCGACCGTTCCTAAAATTACGGTCATCTTGCGAAAAGCATTCGGGGGCGCATATGTTGCATTGAACTCGAAGGCAATCGGCGCGGACGTTGTATATGCATGGCCGAATGCAGAAATAGCCGTCATGGGGGCGGAAGGGGCAGCAAACATCATTTTTGCACGTGAAATTGCAAATAGCGATAATCCGGATTCGACGAGAGCCGACAAAATCGAAGAGTATAGGGCGAAGTTTGCAAACCCGTACGTCGCTGCTTCCCACGGGATGGTAGATGATGTGATCGATCCAAGGGAGACACGCATCAAACTATTGCAGGCGCTTGAAATGATGAGGAATAAGCAAGAGACAAGACCAAAGAAAAAGCACGGTAACATACCATTATAA
- the prli42 gene encoding stressosome-associated protein Prli42: MSNKKVQKVVVYLMIAAMVASTVLIGLSVLL; the protein is encoded by the coding sequence ATGAGCAATAAAAAAGTACAAAAAGTCGTTGTTTATTTAATGATTGCCGCTATGGTCGCTTCAACTGTCCTGATTGGTTTGAGCGTTCTTTTATAA
- the rnz gene encoding ribonuclease Z: protein MELFFLGTGAGMPSKQRNTSSLILNLSEEQAGYWMFDCGEATQHQLLRTSIKPRKINKIFITHLHGDHIFGLPGFLGSRSFLGGEEELVIYGPVGIREWILTTLRVTKTHLTYPLKIEEIEEGVLYEDDQFIVHTQELQHVIQCYGFRIEQKPLPGKLLVEKAFESGVPKGPMLKRLKDGEDVELDDGRIVYSDDVTGEPQSGFTVAVLGDTRYCSSAVELANEADILIHEATFDNETGDLAKEYGHSTIGDAARTAEEAEVKVLIANHISARFMPADIANLQKQGSAIFPNIHIAEDFSHFEWINEQLIKK from the coding sequence TTGGAATTGTTTTTCTTAGGAACCGGAGCCGGCATGCCCTCAAAGCAACGAAACACATCGTCACTGATCCTAAACCTATCGGAAGAGCAAGCTGGCTATTGGATGTTTGACTGCGGAGAGGCGACTCAGCATCAACTGCTTAGGACATCCATAAAACCTCGGAAAATAAATAAGATTTTCATTACACATCTGCATGGCGATCATATTTTCGGGTTGCCCGGTTTCCTTGGATCCCGTTCGTTTTTGGGCGGCGAAGAAGAATTGGTCATTTACGGACCTGTAGGTATTAGAGAATGGATTTTGACCACTCTTCGTGTAACGAAAACACATTTGACGTACCCTTTGAAAATTGAAGAGATTGAAGAAGGCGTACTCTATGAAGATGATCAATTCATAGTGCATACACAAGAACTCCAGCATGTTATCCAATGTTACGGTTTTAGAATCGAGCAGAAGCCCTTGCCTGGCAAGCTTCTTGTAGAAAAAGCATTCGAGTCCGGAGTTCCAAAAGGGCCTATGTTGAAAAGATTGAAAGATGGGGAAGACGTCGAGCTGGACGATGGGCGTATCGTTTATAGCGACGACGTGACAGGTGAACCGCAAAGTGGGTTTACAGTAGCTGTTCTCGGGGATACAAGATACTGTTCATCGGCTGTAGAATTGGCGAATGAAGCTGATATTCTCATCCATGAAGCCACTTTCGACAACGAAACCGGAGACCTAGCTAAAGAATATGGACATTCAACAATAGGCGATGCAGCACGGACAGCTGAAGAGGCTGAGGTGAAGGTGCTTATCGCAAATCATATTAGCGCACGCTTCATGCCAGCCGATATTGCCAATCTACAAAAGCAGGGCAGCGCTATTTTCCCGAATATCCATATTGCAGAAGACTTCAGCCATTTCGAGTGGATAAACGAACAGTTGATAAAAAAATAA
- a CDS encoding hydrogenase maturation nickel metallochaperone HypA, translating to MTNVENEFVKDGIIEETEVNQCNSCGGNTVYDPVSRGLKCPFCGTEVEIEATRENTTEHDYLDALDQADHSWSNEKRVFKCDNCGAETLLDNDKVADFCTFCGSSHIAVTDHDAGIKPALVLPFQISKDEAMEKFKKWISKRYFAPSRLKKDYELKKINGAYIPYWTFDSHTKSAYTVRIGTYYYVMETRTVHRDGKMEQVTEQVRKIRWRTKYGTYTNFFDDVLVKASRNVASGLIDKVEPFQLEGLLDYRTEYLSGFLAERYSIPLKEGWFSARSIIDHRIRNGILRQETGDEVRIVQVDTSYDDITFKHVLLPLWISSFTFNNNVYRFLVNGQTGKVSGKAPISVWKVMFIVLTAALLVGTVYLFQDVL from the coding sequence ATGACGAATGTGGAGAATGAATTCGTTAAAGATGGGATAATTGAAGAAACTGAAGTGAATCAATGTAATTCCTGTGGAGGAAATACAGTGTATGACCCTGTTTCCCGCGGTTTGAAATGCCCTTTTTGCGGGACTGAGGTAGAGATTGAAGCGACCCGTGAAAATACGACCGAACATGACTATTTGGATGCATTGGATCAGGCGGATCATAGTTGGAGCAACGAGAAACGGGTATTCAAATGTGATAATTGCGGAGCGGAAACTCTTTTGGACAATGATAAAGTTGCCGATTTCTGCACCTTTTGCGGTTCTTCTCATATTGCAGTCACGGATCATGATGCAGGTATTAAACCCGCATTGGTGCTTCCTTTTCAAATCTCGAAGGATGAGGCTATGGAGAAATTCAAAAAATGGATCTCCAAACGATATTTCGCTCCTTCCAGGTTGAAAAAGGATTATGAGCTGAAAAAGATCAATGGAGCCTATATCCCTTATTGGACGTTTGACTCACATACCAAATCCGCTTATACAGTTAGGATCGGCACATATTATTATGTAATGGAGACTCGGACCGTTCATCGCGACGGCAAGATGGAGCAAGTTACAGAGCAGGTCAGGAAAATCAGATGGCGCACCAAATATGGGACCTATACTAATTTCTTCGATGATGTATTAGTAAAGGCGTCACGCAATGTCGCCTCCGGCTTGATTGATAAAGTGGAGCCATTTCAACTTGAAGGCTTACTGGATTATAGAACAGAATATTTATCGGGCTTCCTCGCAGAGCGTTATTCGATTCCGTTAAAAGAAGGCTGGTTTTCAGCTCGTAGCATTATCGATCATAGGATACGGAATGGCATATTACGTCAGGAAACTGGCGACGAAGTGCGAATTGTGCAAGTGGATACATCATATGACGACATAACTTTCAAGCATGTTTTATTGCCGCTATGGATATCCTCCTTCACCTTCAACAATAATGTATACCGGTTCCTTGTGAATGGCCAGACGGGAAAAGTAAGCGGGAAAGCCCCGATCAGTGTGTGGAAAGTCATGTTCATCGTTCTGACGGCTGCCCTTCTCGTAGGCACCGTTTATCTATTCCAAGATGTATTGTAA
- the proC gene encoding pyrroline-5-carboxylate reductase has product MGKIVFVGAGSMAEAIIAGILANEVMLPADIYVMNKSDDERLAHMQKTYGVSIVCRDRNALQNAELIVLATKPKDIKQAMDDISNYINDDAAVLSVIAGVSINTIENGLGNRPIARSMPNTSAAIGKSASGVSMNALVDVTMRNRILELLSSIGVVKEVDEDELHIVTALSGSGPAYVYYLVEALEEAAIANGLSNEVARELIIQTFEGAAAMLRQTGEEPEQLRKNVTSPGGTTEAGLKALEARLFKETIHDCLLSAERRSRELGALSQ; this is encoded by the coding sequence ATGGGAAAGATTGTGTTCGTAGGAGCCGGCTCCATGGCGGAGGCGATCATTGCTGGTATACTTGCTAATGAAGTCATGCTGCCTGCTGATATATATGTAATGAATAAATCGGATGATGAGAGGCTTGCCCACATGCAGAAAACGTATGGGGTTTCTATCGTCTGTCGGGATCGAAACGCATTGCAGAATGCAGAACTTATCGTGTTGGCGACGAAACCGAAAGACATTAAACAAGCGATGGATGATATTTCCAATTACATCAATGATGATGCGGCTGTTTTATCCGTAATCGCCGGCGTGTCGATCAATACGATTGAGAATGGCCTAGGCAATCGCCCTATCGCCCGTTCCATGCCAAATACTTCTGCCGCCATTGGAAAATCCGCAAGCGGTGTTTCAATGAATGCTTTAGTGGATGTAACTATGCGAAACCGTATTTTAGAACTGCTGTCATCCATTGGTGTTGTGAAAGAAGTGGATGAGGATGAGTTACATATAGTGACGGCTTTATCCGGCAGCGGCCCAGCATATGTTTACTATTTGGTTGAGGCATTGGAAGAAGCCGCAATTGCAAATGGGCTTTCCAATGAAGTGGCACGCGAGCTGATCATCCAGACGTTCGAAGGGGCTGCCGCGATGTTACGGCAAACTGGCGAAGAGCCTGAACAGTTAAGGAAGAATGTGACAAGTCCAGGCGGTACGACAGAAGCCGGATTGAAGGCTCTAGAAGCTCGTTTATTCAAAGAGACGATTCATGACTGCCTACTAAGTGCGGAAAGGCGTTCGCGGGAACTGGGCGCACTATCTCAGTGA
- a CDS encoding SPFH domain-containing protein: MGIFNFFKSQFIEVIEWTDQNTNTMVYRFPVQNNEIKMGASLIVRESQVAVFVNEGEIADVFTPGHHVLYTQNMPVLTKLKSWKTGFNSPFKAEVYFINTKQFINQKWGTSNPIMMRDADFGMIRLRGYGIYSYRVSDAAVFLRELFGTNSSYETSSIENHLKKMILSGLTDLFAESQIPALDLAMYYDELSTQGREKMKERFAEFGFDITSLYIENLSLPKEVEEAMDKRTTMGVLGNMSAYTQYQAAEAIREAARNEGGGMAATGAGIGAGAAIGNAIAGAFTANQQTAPSAEAEKKACPHCQAQIKTTAKFCPECGNSVQEKKVPCVNCQAQIKEGANFCGDCGAKQVTEKKCAGCGANNGPASKFCGDCGEGLDG, encoded by the coding sequence ATGGGGATTTTTAATTTTTTCAAAAGCCAATTCATCGAAGTCATAGAATGGACGGACCAAAATACCAATACAATGGTGTACCGTTTTCCTGTACAAAATAATGAAATTAAAATGGGGGCGAGCTTGATCGTCCGCGAATCGCAAGTAGCTGTATTTGTGAATGAAGGGGAGATTGCCGATGTATTCACACCTGGGCATCATGTTTTATACACGCAAAATATGCCTGTATTGACGAAACTTAAATCTTGGAAAACCGGTTTCAATTCCCCGTTCAAAGCTGAAGTCTATTTTATAAATACGAAGCAGTTCATCAATCAAAAATGGGGAACTTCCAATCCGATTATGATGCGAGATGCAGATTTCGGAATGATCCGTCTGCGGGGCTATGGCATTTATTCATACAGAGTTTCCGATGCTGCCGTTTTCCTAAGGGAGCTATTCGGCACAAACAGTTCTTATGAAACAAGCAGCATTGAAAATCATCTAAAGAAGATGATCCTTTCGGGATTGACGGACCTATTTGCAGAATCGCAAATACCTGCGCTTGACCTTGCCATGTATTACGACGAACTAAGCACACAAGGCAGAGAGAAAATGAAAGAGCGCTTCGCAGAATTCGGCTTCGACATCACTTCCCTTTATATAGAAAACTTGTCCCTGCCAAAAGAAGTCGAGGAGGCTATGGACAAGCGGACAACAATGGGTGTCCTAGGGAATATGAGTGCGTATACCCAATACCAGGCCGCAGAAGCGATCCGTGAAGCAGCACGAAATGAAGGCGGCGGCATGGCAGCAACAGGAGCTGGCATCGGTGCTGGCGCTGCAATCGGAAATGCAATAGCTGGAGCTTTCACTGCGAATCAGCAGACAGCACCTTCCGCAGAAGCGGAAAAAAAGGCTTGCCCGCACTGCCAGGCGCAAATTAAGACGACTGCAAAATTCTGTCCGGAATGCGGAAATTCCGTTCAGGAGAAGAAAGTTCCTTGCGTCAATTGCCAAGCGCAGATTAAAGAAGGAGCGAATTTCTGCGGAGATTGCGGCGCAAAACAAGTGACTGAGAAGAAATGTGCAGGATGTGGCGCAAACAATGGCCCCGCTTCAAAGTTTTGTGGAGATTGCGGAGAGGGCCTTGATGGCTAA
- a CDS encoding M20/M25/M40 family metallo-hydrolase, whose amino-acid sequence MNAQRLLDEFFELVQIDSETKHEDRIVTVLKEKIERFGFAVIEDDTKDVTGHGAGNLIATLKGTIEGAHPIYFTCHMDTVVPGKGIKPELREDGYIYSDGTTILGADDKAGIAALFEMARVLKEDDIPHGDIQFIITAGEESGLVGAKAMDPSLLKAKYGYAVDSDGKVGGIVTAAPYQAKLWTTIHGKTAHAGVAPEKGVSAINIAAKSIAAMTLGRVDSETTANIGRFEGGQATNIVCDEVRILAEARSINSEKLEKQTAHMVETFEKTAAAMGGTAVTELKLMYPGFSFDEHAEVVQTAMEAIRNVGREPELMTSGGGSDGNVFNGAGVPTVTLSVGYEEIHTKNERMPVEELNKLTELLIEIVRVASTKGV is encoded by the coding sequence GTGAATGCACAACGTCTATTGGATGAGTTTTTTGAGCTTGTACAAATTGATTCCGAAACGAAACATGAAGATAGAATTGTCACTGTTTTGAAAGAGAAAATTGAGAGATTCGGTTTTGCAGTTATTGAAGACGACACAAAAGATGTTACTGGACATGGTGCAGGAAACTTGATCGCAACATTGAAGGGCACTATCGAAGGTGCACATCCTATCTATTTTACATGCCATATGGATACGGTCGTTCCCGGAAAAGGGATCAAGCCGGAACTGCGTGAGGACGGATATATTTATTCGGATGGCACGACGATTTTAGGAGCGGATGATAAAGCTGGAATTGCCGCTTTATTTGAAATGGCTAGAGTGTTGAAGGAAGACGATATACCGCACGGGGATATTCAATTCATCATTACCGCGGGAGAAGAGAGTGGACTTGTCGGAGCCAAAGCGATGGACCCATCTCTACTGAAAGCGAAGTATGGGTATGCTGTCGATAGTGATGGGAAAGTGGGCGGCATTGTGACTGCTGCCCCTTATCAGGCTAAACTATGGACGACGATTCATGGAAAGACGGCACATGCTGGAGTTGCGCCTGAGAAAGGCGTTTCAGCAATCAATATCGCTGCCAAATCGATTGCAGCGATGACGCTCGGACGCGTAGATTCGGAGACGACGGCCAACATCGGCCGTTTCGAGGGCGGACAGGCGACGAATATCGTTTGTGACGAAGTTAGGATTTTAGCGGAAGCCCGTTCCATCAATTCTGAAAAGCTCGAGAAACAGACTGCCCATATGGTGGAAACGTTTGAAAAGACGGCGGCTGCCATGGGCGGTACTGCTGTAACAGAATTGAAACTTATGTATCCAGGCTTCAGCTTCGATGAACATGCGGAAGTTGTGCAAACGGCAATGGAAGCAATCCGTAACGTGGGCAGAGAGCCGGAACTTATGACAAGCGGCGGCGGAAGCGACGGCAACGTATTCAATGGAGCAGGCGTGCCAACTGTGACTTTATCGGTCGGCTATGAGGAAATCCATACGAAAAATGAACGGATGCCAGTGGAAGAATTGAATAAACTCACTGAATTATTAATTGAAATTGTACGCGTAGCGTCGACTAAGGGGGTATGA
- a CDS encoding DNA polymerase IV has protein sequence MTSVPNAQTKVILHLDMNSFFASVEQAHDPKLKGIPLAVAGNPRERRGILVTCSYEARALGIYTTMSVGEAKRICPNLVIVPPDHEKYRLASNAVFSILRSYTELVEPVSIDEAYIDITNIGGLTRAVQIAEHMQQRILNELDLPCSIGIAPNKFLAKTASDMKKPMGITILRKRQVPDVLWPLPVIEMHGVGKSTEKRLSVMGIVTIGDLAKADESLIKATMGKNGTRLRNRANGIDYRPVDPDAAEERKSVGSSTTLPVDETELSACLEIFKRLSVNVAQRLDRRQLAGTVVMIQIRTSDWRNFTRSRTVLNPLYKAEDLYKEAADLFKRHWERDPIRLLGITVSNVIPMSELNEQLSFENYEKYAKEAKMDELVSELENKFGPNSVKRGLGER, from the coding sequence ATGACATCTGTCCCGAATGCACAGACGAAAGTCATTCTTCATCTTGACATGAACAGTTTTTTCGCTTCCGTCGAGCAAGCGCATGATCCGAAATTGAAAGGGATACCATTGGCTGTTGCTGGAAATCCAAGAGAGCGGCGGGGCATCCTTGTCACTTGCTCATACGAGGCGAGGGCGCTCGGCATTTACACCACAATGTCAGTCGGCGAGGCGAAAAGGATTTGTCCCAATCTTGTCATCGTGCCACCCGACCATGAAAAGTATCGATTGGCTTCCAATGCTGTTTTTTCGATTTTGCGTTCATATACCGAGCTGGTTGAGCCTGTGTCGATAGACGAAGCCTATATTGACATAACAAATATCGGTGGGTTGACGAGAGCCGTTCAAATTGCAGAGCATATGCAACAGAGAATTCTTAATGAATTGGACTTACCATGCTCCATTGGAATCGCTCCGAATAAGTTTTTGGCGAAGACTGCTTCAGATATGAAAAAACCGATGGGAATTACCATCTTGCGTAAAAGGCAAGTGCCGGATGTTTTATGGCCGCTGCCTGTTATTGAAATGCATGGGGTTGGCAAGAGCACTGAAAAACGTTTGAGCGTAATGGGCATTGTGACAATCGGGGATTTGGCGAAAGCTGACGAATCATTGATCAAAGCCACAATGGGAAAAAACGGAACCCGACTACGAAACCGGGCAAACGGAATTGATTACCGACCAGTCGATCCAGATGCGGCGGAGGAAAGAAAAAGTGTCGGCAGCTCAACGACATTGCCGGTAGACGAAACGGAACTGTCTGCATGCCTTGAAATATTTAAGCGGTTGTCTGTAAATGTCGCTCAGCGATTAGACAGGCGGCAGCTGGCTGGTACGGTCGTCATGATCCAAATCAGGACGTCCGACTGGCGAAATTTCACGAGAAGCAGGACAGTACTTAATCCGCTTTATAAAGCGGAAGACTTATACAAAGAAGCCGCTGATCTATTTAAACGGCATTGGGAAAGGGATCCGATAAGGCTTCTAGGGATTACTGTTTCGAATGTTATTCCGATGAGTGAATTGAATGAGCAATTATCATTCGAGAACTACGAAAAATACGCTAAAGAAGCGAAGATGGATGAGCTCGTCTCGGAGCTCGAGAATAAATTCGGTCCAAACTCCGTTAAACGGGGGCTGGGAGAAAGGTAG